CTGCGGTGTAGGTGAAGGTCGCGGACTGGCCGTTGCGGTCCTTGATCGACACCAACTGCCCGGTCGAATTGAACGTCGACACCGTGTTGCTGGAGTGGTCGGAAATCGTCCAGCCGGTGCTGGTCTTCACCATCGCGACCTTGAACCCCGCCGGCGCCGTGTACGCCGTCGTACCAGCGGGCTTGAACAAGCCTTCGCGACCCTCCGGCGCCAGGTACAGCACCGAGTTGTCGGAGTTCAGGATGACCTTGGTGTCCTGGCCGACTCGCATCGCCCAGCCGGCACCCGCTGACCCGGACGGCAACGCCGCACCGGCCGCCAGCCGCAGGCTGTTGTAGGTCAAGCCAAGCTGCAGATCGCTCTGGATCCCCGGCAACGACAACTCAGAGGTAGTAACCAGCAAGTTGCCGGTCGCGACGTCGACCGAGGCCGACACCTTGTCAGAGATCGAGAACGGAATCCGGGTCGCCGACGGACGCGCCCCAGTGAACTGCGCAGTCAGCACGGCAGCTGTTCCGGCCTGGGCCGGGAGCGCAACGATCGCACCCCCGGAAAACAGCATCAGCGCGGCCGCAGCCACGCCGATCGAACGGTAAGAAGACAGACTTCGGGCAGACAAAACAGACCCCCAGTAGCTGTATGGCTTCCCCGTCACGGCCCCCAAGCCAGGGAAGAACACGCGCGACGGTACGTGGCTAGCTAGTCACCGGCAACAGATCAGACCGGTGAACCGGTTGCAGCAACCTGCAATTCGCTTGCGCGCCACTCAGCCAACACCGGCGCAATGATGACGATCTCTTGCAGGCTAGAAACTTTGGCTCGCTGGCGGAATAGGGCCATGATCGTCGTGCGATTTCGGCTGCGTAGGTGGTTCTGACGGCTCCGGACGACCAGCGTTGGGCTGCGTCTGTGGTGACGCCGAGGAGGCGTTGGATGACGGCGGGTGGGAGCTGTGCGCAGAGGTCGAGCATGGCTGCGCAGCGTGCGGATTCGGCTGGCAGGCGGAGCCGTTGGGCGAGTTGGGTGCTGCCGAGGGGATTTCCGGGTGGCTGGGTAGGGAACAGCCAGGGCGCGTTGTGCGGGCTGGCGTTCACGACTGATGCCTTGTCGTGAGCGACGTCGACAAGCTGGAGTGCCAGACGATCTAGCGGGGGCGGGAGTTTCAGCGGGGTCTGGTTGAGCTGCAATGTAGCGCCCTCGCGGTGTTGGATGATGTGTGCGGTGGTGAGGCGGCAGATGCGGGCGGGGGTTTGCCCGTAGAGCAGAATCAGCAGACCTGCGACTCGGTCTCTGGTCTCGTGGGAGTCGTCGGCGTCCAGCGGCCGTTGCGGCACCTTTCGAGGTCGGGTGGGGATATGGATGTTGGTGGCGAGCTTGCTGCGGACTGCCCAGGTGACGAATGGCCGGGCGGCGTAGGGGCGTTGGTGAGGTGCGGAGGTGAGACATCGATCGACATGTGCTTGCCGGCAGTCGCCAGGGCAGTTCCGCTGTCGGTGAGCCAGTTCAGGAACTCGGCGGCTTTGCTGATCTGGGCTTGGGCAACATCCGCGACTGAGGCGGACACGGGCTTGCCGCTGGCTCGTCGGCGGATGCGGGCGACGCGGTCCCACCGGGCGAAGGCGGTGAGCAGCTGACGGTGTTCGGGGTCGTCGATGCTGGCGAGTTTGTGGTCGATCCAGCGTTCGAGTCGCGCCAGGAACTCGTCGCGTACGGGTAGGGCACCGACCGACACGAGAACGGCGCGCAGGTAGGCGATGGACGGGTCACAGTGGGCGCCTGTCGTTCGGGCGTCCAGCGTCTCGTGGCTGAGTGCGCGGCCTCCTGTTCCGATGTCGGTGAGTATCTGGCGAGCGGTGGGTGATTCACGCAGGTAGAGCAGGAAGCGTCCTGGGTTGTGTTCGAGCAGCAGCTTCGCGAGTACGCGCGTCCCGCTCGGGTGCAGGACACGTCCCGGCGTGAGCTGCACCCCGAGCACCGCGAGCATCACGCCCTCAGCCTTCCGCTGCTCCCCCGAACTCCCGGGCCGCACCGCCGATGCCACATCCCCAGGCGCTTCACCGCTCTCCGGCGTCTCTCCACATCTGCCGCAGTTGGCCCGACGGTCGCCAGCGCACCCAATGCGATCAGCGGCCCATCAACTGCCTGCGGCTCATCGTCCGTCGGCTGCGCGATGCAGCTGACTAGCTTTCCGCCTGCTCCGATGCCCCGGCTGATGACGGCCTCGGTGGCCAACCGTCGGCAGATCTGGTTGACCGCCTGCCGCGGCTGGATCCCCGTCACCGCCGACAACTGGTCGTCATCCAGCGGGACCGCTCTCGCGCGGATCGCGCTCAGGATGCGCGGGCGATGAGACTCCTCGCCGTACATCTAGTTCTCGCAGGCGATGCCGTCGCCGTCTCGGTCGAGTTTTCTGGAGTAGCCGGGGTCGCCCGCGTGGATGGGCGCGGCGCCGGCGGCGCGGACTTCGGAGCAGTTGGCGTAGTACGCGTCGGAGACCGGTGGCTTGGTTGTCGTACGGCGGGTGGTGGGCTTGGTGGTCGGTTTCTTCACCGTCGGCTTGGTGGTCGGCTTCTTGGTGATCGGCGGGAGTTTCGGCTTGGTGGTGGGTGGTTTGGAGAGCAGGCCGACGGGCTTCGTCGGCTTGGCGCTTGGGCGCTGCGTCGCGGCCGGCGTGGGTGTCGGCGTACTGCTGGCCGGTGGTGCGGCGGTCGTGACGGTGACCGTCACCGGCGCGGCGGCCGGGGTGGTTTCCGGTGCGGCGCAGGCGGCGGTGAGTGTGAGTGCGATGAGTCCGGTGCCGACTGCGAGCACGGCGCGGCCACGGTCCATGGTTGGTCCCCCAAATCCGCCCTCGGCCCCCCGGTGGCGGTAGTCGTCGCCCGGCCGGAACCAGCCGGGCGCGTCATGCCTACCACCCAATCGTCACTGTCCGCGACGGTTCGGCGAAGCCCAAGGGGGAACTTTGCCGGTTCGTTACTCGGCGACGACGATCGTGTTCTGCGCCGCCGCGATGCGCCAGACGCCGTCGTCCTTGGCGAGGAAGTACACCGGGCTGCCGTGGTCGAGCACCTTGTCGTCCTCGCGCTGCAGGTACGTCTGGTTGACGTTGAGCACAGCGATGTCCGGCCGGACGAAGAGCAGATGATCAGCCTCGTACGTCGCGTGGGTGTCGGTCGTCGCGCCGGGCAGCACCTTGCGCGTGAACGCGCCGATCGTGTCGCGCCCGTACAGCCGCTTCCCATGTCCAGTCACCCAAAGTGCGTCCTCGCGGAACACCCCGAGAAACGCCTCGGCGTCCTCCGTGCGCTGCGCCCGGTCGACCGTGGTCAGCAGCGCGAGGATCTGGTCGACGTCGTCCTGGCTGGGAATCGTTCCGGTGATGTCCATGGCAACGATCCTCGGAGTTGAAGTCCCCTTGAGGTCAACCCCGGTTCTCGATCTCGTACTGCACCCGCAGCTCGTCGAACACCCCCGACCGCCCCGGCCGCAGCTCGACCCGACGGTCGCCGGCAACGGCCGCCACCCGTCGTACGATCTCCTCCGCCTTGTCCGCGGACGCATGAATCCCAAGCACCAGTACGCCGCCGCCCTCGTCAGCGACCGTGAACCCCCACGGCACCTCGCACGGCCCGTCGTGCTCCTCCACCGGGCAGATCGTCCGCGCCACCGGCTCCTGCAGCTCGAGCCCCGCGCCGTGGATCCACACCTCGTAACCAGCAACCATCCCCCGACCGTAGACGGCGACAGTTGCCCACCGCATCGGGACAATCCCGTTGACACCCCTGACCCGATCAGGTGGGATCCCCTGATGAGCCCCCGCCTCGTCGTCCTCTGCGGTACGTCGTACTCCGGCAAGAGCTCCTTCGCCACCGCCCTCGCCGACCACCTCGACGCCCACGTCGTCAGCCTCGACGAGATCAACGAACGCCGAGGCCTCTGGGGCGGCGACGGCATCCCCGTCGAGGAATGGCAAACCACGCACGCGGTCGCCACCGCCGAGGTCCGCGAACGCCTCGCCGCGGCGCCCGGTCCGGCCCGCAGTACGCCGGCGCCCGATCACGGCAGCGCCCGCCCGCCGCAGACCGAGCCCCAGCCCACGGTGATCCTCGACGACACCAGCTCGCCCCGATTCCTGCGCGACGGCTGGCGCGCCCTCGCCGCCGAACTCGGCGCCGAGTTCCACCTCATCCACCTCGACGTCGACCACGCGACCATCCACCAGCGCCGTACCGCCAACCAGGCCGACCCTCACCGCCGGCACGTCACGGACGCCGTACTGGCCCAGCACCTTGACGACTTCGAACCACCCACCCCGGACGAGAACCCAATCCGGGTCCACCCCGGCGACCCACTCCCCCACCTCTGAACCGTTGCCTCAAGCACCTTTTCGAGGCCGGACGCCGAACTGGTCCGCGACCAGTTCGGCGGCGGACCAGCTCGAGCTCGCTCACGGTGCCTTGGGTCAGCGGCGGCGGCCCCACTTGGCGGAGGCGCCGATGCCGGCGAGGTGGAGGGCGAGGCAGAGGAGGCCGGCCATGAGCAGGGTCTGGGGGGTGAAGGCGTCGCTGACGGTGGCGTTGGCCCAGTCCAGAATGAGGGCCAGGCCGAAGATCACTGCGGCGATGATCGCGAACATCTCGTGCTCCTTAACGGGTTCCAGCAGGCGGAAGGCGCTCATCTAACTCCCGTGGGTGTCGGCCGCACAAGAGCCAACACCGTTAAGCTTCCGGAGACTGGAAGGACGGTTGAAGTTGAGCTCTCGCGAGCAGCTGACCATCGCGACGCTGAACACCCGCGGCACGCCGCTCCGAGGCTCGCAGCTCGCCGATCGGTACCGCGCGATCGGGGCGTACTTCGACGGCTCGGAGACCGCGGTCGTCACCTTCCAGGAGGTCCACACGTACTACCACTTGCGCTTGCTGCGGACCGCGATGCCGTCGTACGCCGTGAGCTTTCAGCCGTCGCTGGCCGGGCCCGCCGGTGGCGTCGTGACCTTCGTACGCCGGCCCGCCGCGACGCGGTCCTACCGTCGCTTGCCGACCGGCCCCGGCGTCCCCCGGTGGCCGCGCACCAAGGCGCATTTCAAGGGCGTGCTTCTGACGCGGTTCGATCAGGTCTGGATCGCCAACACGCACCTGCTGGCCAACCTCGACGGCGACTGGTCGGACGCGAGTCGCTTTACACCGATCCATCGCGCGCAGCTGAACGCGCTGGCTCGCGTGATCGCAAGCCTCGAAGGGCCGATCGTCCTCTGCGGGGACTTCAACGTCGCCCGTGAATCCACGCCGTACAAGGAATTCCTGGACCGCACCGGCCTCGTCGACGCGTTCGGCGGCGAGTGTCCACCGACGTTCCACGCCGAGTACCTGGGGCCCGGCAAGAGCCCGCACTGCATCGACTTCATCCTGACGCGCGGACTCGAGATCCTCACCGCCGAGCAGATCCTCACCGACAAGCTGGACCTGCCCCAAGGCCCGGCGTACGTCTCCGACCACGTCGGTCTCTGCGCGACGACCTCAGCCGAAGGCCGGCAGCTCGAGTAGCGGGAGCAACGCGGCCGGTGGGAAGTCGGGCCAAGCGGTCGGGTGTGCCTCGTTCGGGGTGCGGAGGTGGCGGTCGATGAAGAGCTGGGTGTCGCGGAGGACCTTGACGGCCGTGGCGATGTCGATCGCGCCGATCTGCAAGGCCTCCGCGAACTCGTCGAGGTCGAGGACGTCGTAGCGGACGGCCCGGGGCGGGATGAGGAGGTCGACGTAGAGGTCGTGGATGACGAAGCGCTGCGGTTCCGGCTCTTCGGTTTCGATCAGGTCGATGTACCAGCCGCCTTCGTACGAGCCGGTGAAGGTGTTGGGTTTGGTGAGCTGGACGCCTTCGTCGGGGAGGACGAAGCAGCGGTCGGTGGTGGGGCGGCCGGGGGCTTGGTACTGCGGGAGGATCGGGACGTCGTACGCGATGGCGTTGTTCGTCGTGCGGACGCCGGGGCACCACTGGCCGGTGCGGTGGAGGACGGTGACTTCTTCGAGGGTCACCGTGGCTGGACGATCAGGGTGAACTCGTCGGCGTCGGCCGTGGCAAGGTTGCCGGCTTCGTCGTCGATTCGGGTGATCGACAGGCCGGCTTGCCGGCAGAGGTCCTGGGCCGAGGCTTGGGTTTGCCAGTGGATGATCCAGTCGCGGTCGGCTGATTCGACCGTGCCGTCCGGGGCGCGGCGTTCGTACCGGACTGTTGTGGTGCGGGTCCGGAGGGCTTGGTCGTAGGTCTCCGACAGAGGGGTGTAGACGAGCGTGGCGCCTTGGTCGTCGACGGCCTCGCGCTGGACGCCCAGGTCGGAGGCCGGCGTGGGCTCGGGGATCCAGAGCGGGATCATCGCCCGGCCGTCGGGAGTCAGGTGCTCGCGGATGGCGCGGAGCGCGCGGCCGGCGGTCTCGTCGTCGGGGAGCAGGGTGAAGGTCGGACCGGCCAGGTAGATCGCGCGGTAACGGCGTACCAGGCTCAGCTCCTCCATGCGCTGGTGGTGCAGCGCGACCTGCAGGCCAAGAGCAGCCGCGTTGGCGCGGCAGCGGTCGAGCATGTCGGCAGAGGAGTCGACACCTTCGACCTCGAGGCCGGCCTGGAGCAACGAGAGCATCGGCTCGCCGTCGCCACAGCCGAGCTCGAGCGCTGGTTCACCGGCCGCGGCGACGAAGGCGGCGTACGGCGCTGGGTCGAAGCTCGACGACTTCAGCTTGGCGTAGGCGTCGACGACGATTCCTGTGTAGAACTCGGCAGCATCCATCGGTCCGGAGCCTAGGCCTCCGCCCGGTCGTCGGCCAGTGGATTTCAGAGGGCGGCCCGGACCGAGGATGCTGTGGGCGGTGGGGTCCCCAGGTCCTCGACCGGTACGTCGGTGGCGCGCTGGGTGGTGAGAGTCGCGCGTTCGATGCCGTCGAGACGGAACCAGCGGATGGCGTCGCGGCTGCGGCAGTGGGCGACAAGGAACCATTGGCCGTCCCTGAACGCGAGCAGCTGTGGATCGACTCGGCGGGCTGACGTTTCGCCGTACTGGTTGCGGTAGTGCAGGGAGAGCACCTTGCGCTCCTGGAGGGCGCGCTCGACGGCTGTACGGCGGCGTGGCGAGGCCGGCTCGGTGGTGTGGTTGATCCAGATGCGCTCGGTCAGGGCGTCCACGTGCTGCCTCGCCTGCGGGTCCATCACGGCCAGGACCTTGACCAGCGCGGCGCGGGCCAACTGGTCGAACGGTTGTCCGCGATGGGCCGCGATCGCCGCGGCGATCGCGGAGGCCTCGGCGGCGGTGAAGTTGACCGGCGGCAGCGTGGCCGCCCGGTCGACGACGTACCCACCGATCCGGCCGGTGCGCGCCCACACCGGGAAGCCGGCCTGCTGCAGGGCGGAGATGTCGCGCTTGACGGTGCGCACGCTCATCTCGAACGCCGTGGCGAGCTGCTCCGCGGTACGGCCCCGCGGGCCGGCCCGGCGGAGCTCCTCGCGGATCGCGTACAGCCGGTCGGTACGATTCATGGGGAAACGGTGCCATAACGGTGACATCGCGCGCCAGCACAATGGGACCATGACACAGACGCCAGACCCCATCCTGCTGCTGAGCGGCGCCGGACTTCCGCACTGGATCTGGGACCAGGTCCGCAAGGAACTGTCCGCGTCCCCGACCGTGGTCGCCGAGCGACCGCGTCAGGCTCACGCTTCACTGACCGAGTACGCCGCCGCGGCACTGGACTCGGCGCCGTGGGACCGCTTCGTGGTCGTCGCGCACTCCAGCGGCGGAACCGTGGCCGCCGAGATGGTTGCCCTCGCCCCCGATCGGGTGACCGCACTGCTGGCGGTCACGGCCGTGGTTCCGCAGCCGGGACGGAGCTTCGTCACGTCGATGCCGTTTCCACGACGGCTCGCACTGAGCCTGGCGATGCGCCTCGCCGGCACGCGACCGCCCGACTCCGCCATCCGGAAGGGTCTGGCCGGACGGCTCGACCAGGAGACGGCCGACCGCATCGTGGCGGACTTCACCGCCGAGTCGGCACACCTCTACCGGGACAAGTCGGAGGGCACCTTCCCCGAGCACCGTGGCTACCTGTCGACCGCGCAGGACGCCGAGCTCCCGACCGGACTGCAACGGCGCTTCGCCCAGAACCTCACCCCGGCGTGGAACGAGTCCATCAGCACCGGGCACCTCCCGATGCTCGAGGCACCCGAACTCCTGGCCCAACACATCGAAAGCTTCCTCGCCGAAGCACCGATCAGCCGTGCTTCCTGACATGGAGTGCCAGGGGGTCGACTGAGGTCACTACCACCGCTACCGCTCGGCACTCGACAACTCGCAGGACGAATGCCATGGCTCCCCGGCTCTGTGATGTCATCGAACAGCACGAGCGGACTCTCGGCGCTAGCAGCTTTCCAGGTACCGTTTGGCGCGCTGGATCTCTTCCACTACCTCGCGCTCGAGGCGGCGCCGGAACAGCGGCTCGACGAAGGGGCGCGCGACGCGGGAGAAGGTGAACTGCAACGTTCGGGTCACCAGCGTGCCGCCGGCCGAGGGCTCGCACTCGAAACTTGCCTCGAACCGTGCCACCGCGTGCGCGAGCCGATTGAGCGGTTTGGGCAGCAGCCCGATATCGATCCGCCGGCCGGGTGTGAGTTCGACGAACTGGACGACCTTGGGCTGCCGTAGTCCGGCAATTCTTGGCCGGCAGGCGAACTCGACCCTGTTCTGCTCGCGCCGTACCCACAGCACCGGCCTGATCTTGTCGTCGACCTGCTGTGCGTACTGCTCGATGTCCATGACGAGGTCGAGAATGTCGTCCGGGCCGGCCCTGATGACTTCCTGTACCTGGACCTTGATCACGGGGACACCGCACCTTTCACGCCTCGAGAGAACTCATGCGGCAAACCTAGCCGCGACTCCCGCCGTTCGGCCTCACCCGTACGAGGGAGAACGCATCCCCCGTTGGGGTGATTCACGCTGGTGCGGGTCGGTCCGTGGACCCGGGCCGCAGGGCATCGACGACGGAAGGTGATGGCCGACGGGCGAGCGCTCTCGTAGTCTCGGCACGGACGAAACCTGTGAGCAAAGCCTTGTGGAGAAAGGGAGTTCCTCGTGAGCAGTGTTCTCTCGGCGATCGACGACGAGTTGGCGGCATGGATGGAGGCGCAGCCGATCTTCTTCGTTGCGACGGCGCCGCTGTCCGGAGCGGGACACGTCAATGTGTCTCCCAAGGGGATGGCGGGTACGTTCCGGGTCCTGGGGCCGCGCCGGGTCGCCTATCTCGACTTCCACGCCTCGGGGGTCGAGACGATCGCTCACCTCCGGGAGCCGGGAAACGGACGCGTCTGTGTGATGTTCTGCGCTTTCGACGGCAGGCCGCAGGTCGTGCGCATCCACGGCCGCGGCACCGTGGTGCGCAAGGACGATGCCGAGTTCGCCGAGCTACGCCGGGAGTTCGGCAAGGAGCGGGTGGTGGGCCAGCGTGCCGTCATCGTGATCGATGCCGACCGGATCAGCGACGCCTGCGGCTGGGCGGTGCCGCGGATGGACTTCGTCGGCGACCGGACCATCCTGGACCTCCATCAGGAGAAGAAGGGTTCGGCGGCCTATCTGGACTACGGCGAGACCACGAACGCACGCTCGATCGACGGCCTCCCCGCAATGACCCGCCGTACCGGACCAAGGCCGCCGACCACCTGAACAGGATGGCGACAGTCTCCGACGCGTTGCGGCCGGCGCGCGAAGATTCAGATGCTCTGCACGACTGTTGCTGTCAGCTGTCCTGGTAGGACCGGAGTCCTGACAAAACCTCACCCGTACGGGGGATTCTGTTCCTCCGCACGGGGGATCTCTCGGTCTTCCTCGGCCGGGACGATCAAAGTCATCGCCGACCAAGGAGATGACATGACCTGGCCCCGCCGGCTGCTGCTCGTCGGCCTCTGCGTCCTGGGTGCTGCCGGCCTTGCCGCCAGTTGCTTCGTCCTCCTCGACCTGGTTCAGCTCGTCCTCACGGGCACGGTCACCGATCGGCACGGTCGGACGGACTGGGACGGAGTCGGCTTGCGGATGGCGTCCGCGGTGGCCGGAACTGCCCTGCTACGCCTGGCAACTCACTGGCACCGTCGCGCGTGGAGTCGATGTCCGTCCTGCGGCGGGGTTCACGATCTGCCGGTCCGGCGCGTTGCACGACCACCGGTCTCGGCGGCATCTCGACGAACCTGTCTGGCCGCCGCGGCGGGTTGCCTGGCGTTCGGTCCCTATCTGGCCGTTCACGGGCTTCACGCTGCGGGTCTGGCGCCGTGGCTCGATGATCTGTACAACGACAAGCCCATCCTTCCTGGGCCGGCACTCCTGGTTTTCGCAGTACTCGCGGTAGGTCTCGTCGGACCCGCCGTCTTCCTGATGCTTGGCCTCGTCAGACCATGGGGAATGAAGTTCCCAGCATGGACCGGCCCGCTGGCCGGTCGCAGGGTCCCCAGGTACTTGCCGCTGACCGCGGTGGCTCTCGTGGCCCCGACCCTTTCCCTCTACGGAGTGGGCAGCCTGGTGTACGCACTCGTGCACGGCTATCGCCTGTTGAGTCTCGGGGGCGCAGGATCTTTGGCGTTCGGCGGCTACGGATGGGCGCTGCTCGTGGCAGCTTCGTCCTACCTGCGTCGTACTCGACCAGTCTGCGTCACGGACCGCTCAGAGCCTCAACCCGACATGGGCCACGGGCGCTGCTGACGACCTCAGTGAGGAGCAGACCATGGACGCGGAGCACCTGCCGCATCGAAATGGTTCGCGGTCAGCGACCTCGGCGATCGTCGGTTCACCGTCCTGGATGTGCCCGGCCACAGCCCAGGCGGGATCGCCCTTCACGAAGAAGCGACCCGGATCTTGTTGTCCGGTGACACGGTGTACGACGACGAGCTCCTCCGACGACCTCGACCGAGGGTGAACGTGGGCTGAGCCCGGGCCAGCGGAGTTCACGGCTAGCTTTTTAGGTAAGGGTTACCTAATATTACGCGGGGGTCCCTGCGTCGATGGAGCGCGGCCTCACCGGAGAAGATCGGAAAGGCCCGCTCTCAGCATGCCGAAGACCTCGCGCCGTCTCACGGTGCACCCTCTGACCCTGCGGGAGGTCGAGGTCGTTCGGGTGGTGGACCTGACGCCGGGTATGCGACGGATCACGCTGAGCGGCCGGCAGCTTCGTGAGTTCACCTCGGCGAACGGCTTTCCGCAGCCGGCGTTCGACGCTCCTGGATTCGACGACGACATCCGTCTGGTGTTCCGGTACCCCGGCCAGGCCGAGCCGGTGCTGCCGGTGCAGCAGGAGAGAGGCCTGGACCTGCCGAGGAATCCCCGGCCCTTGTCGAAGGTCTACACGGTACGTCGGTGGGACGCCGAGGCCGGCGAGCTGGATGTGGACTTCGTCCGGCACGGTGTCGGCGTGGGCACCACCTGGGCGTACCGCGCCCAGGTCGGTGACCGCATCAACTTCTACGGCCCGAGCGCGTCGCGTGCGCTCCCGCACGACGCGGACTGGCTCCTGGTCGCCGGCGACGACACGGCGATCCCCGCGATCGCCCGCCTGCTCGACGAGCTCCCTGACGACGCGCGGGCGCAGGTGTTCCTGGAGGTCGCCGAGGATGCTCACCGGCTGGCGCTGCGGGCGCTGCCGCACGTCGAGGTGACCTGGTTGGTCCGCGACGGCGCTGAGGCCGGTACGACGAACCACCTGCGGGACGCGGTCGGGAACACCGACTGGTGGGAGGGTCGTCCGTTCGCCTGGGTCGCCGGGGAGCAGACGACCGTACGGGATCTGCGCCGTCATCTGCTCGAAGACCGGGCCGTGCCCAAGGAGGACATCGAGTTCACCGGGTACTGGCGCCGCGGCGAGGTCGTCGTACTGGACACCGACGAGGCGGTTCCGGACCCCGAGAAGTCGAGTACGCCGTTCGAGAAGCTGCATGAGCTGACCGAGCTGATCCGGCCGATCGCGATCCGCACCGCGGTCGAGCTGGGCGTACCCGAGCTGATCTCCCGCGGCGTCACCGGCGTCGCGGACCTGGCCGCCAGGACCGGCAGCGACGAGCGAGCGCTGGGCAAGCTGCTGCGCTACCTGTACGCCGTGAACATCGTGACCGAGACCGAACCGGGCCGCTTCGGGCTGACGGCGGTGGGCGAGGTGCTGACCAACGAGTTCATGGCCGACACGCTGCACCCTGCTGGGGTGGTAGGCCGGGAGATGCTCGGCATCCTTGGACTCACCGAGTCGATCCGCACCGGCCACCCGTCGTACGCGGCTGTGACCGGGCAGACCTTCGCTGACGTACGAGCCGAACAGGGCTACGAGGATCGCTACCTGGAACGCCTGGCGAAGTTCCAGCCCGCGCTGGCTCTGTCGATCGCCAAGTCCGAGCTGCTCGCCGGGGTCGGTCAGCTGGTGATCCACTCCGGCGGCGCGGCCGCCCAGGCTCGTGAGTTCGTCGCCGTTCACGACGACCTGCGCGTGACGATCTGCGCGCTGCCCGCCCAGGCCGACTGGCTGCGCCGCGACCTGCCCGCCACCATCCCCGACGAGCAGCAACGCGCGCGGGTCAGTGTGGTCGAGCAGTCCGTCTTCGAGGCCGGTCCGGCCGCCGACGCCGTGTTCATCAGCCGCGCCCTCAAAGCCCTCCCCGACCCGGACGCCGCCCATGCGCTG
The Kribbella italica DNA segment above includes these coding regions:
- a CDS encoding excalibur calcium-binding domain-containing protein; the encoded protein is MDRGRAVLAVGTGLIALTLTAACAAPETTPAAAPVTVTVTTAAPPASSTPTPTPAATQRPSAKPTKPVGLLSKPPTTKPKLPPITKKPTTKPTVKKPTTKPTTRRTTTKPPVSDAYYANCSEVRAAGAAPIHAGDPGYSRKLDRDGDGIACEN
- a CDS encoding SgcJ/EcaC family oxidoreductase; translated protein: MDITGTIPSQDDVDQILALLTTVDRAQRTEDAEAFLGVFREDALWVTGHGKRLYGRDTIGAFTRKVLPGATTDTHATYEADHLLFVRPDIAVLNVNQTYLQREDDKVLDHGSPVYFLAKDDGVWRIAAAQNTIVVAE
- a CDS encoding ATP-binding protein — protein: MSPRLVVLCGTSYSGKSSFATALADHLDAHVVSLDEINERRGLWGGDGIPVEEWQTTHAVATAEVRERLAAAPGPARSTPAPDHGSARPPQTEPQPTVILDDTSSPRFLRDGWRALAAELGAEFHLIHLDVDHATIHQRRTANQADPHRRHVTDAVLAQHLDDFEPPTPDENPIRVHPGDPLPHL
- a CDS encoding endonuclease/exonuclease/phosphatase family protein, encoding MSSREQLTIATLNTRGTPLRGSQLADRYRAIGAYFDGSETAVVTFQEVHTYYHLRLLRTAMPSYAVSFQPSLAGPAGGVVTFVRRPAATRSYRRLPTGPGVPRWPRTKAHFKGVLLTRFDQVWIANTHLLANLDGDWSDASRFTPIHRAQLNALARVIASLEGPIVLCGDFNVARESTPYKEFLDRTGLVDAFGGECPPTFHAEYLGPGKSPHCIDFILTRGLEILTAEQILTDKLDLPQGPAYVSDHVGLCATTSAEGRQLE
- a CDS encoding DUF402 domain-containing protein — protein: MTLEEVTVLHRTGQWCPGVRTTNNAIAYDVPILPQYQAPGRPTTDRCFVLPDEGVQLTKPNTFTGSYEGGWYIDLIETEEPEPQRFVIHDLYVDLLIPPRAVRYDVLDLDEFAEALQIGAIDIATAVKVLRDTQLFIDRHLRTPNEAHPTAWPDFPPAALLPLLELPAFG
- a CDS encoding class I SAM-dependent methyltransferase, giving the protein MDAAEFYTGIVVDAYAKLKSSSFDPAPYAAFVAAAGEPALELGCGDGEPMLSLLQAGLEVEGVDSSADMLDRCRANAAALGLQVALHHQRMEELSLVRRYRAIYLAGPTFTLLPDDETAGRALRAIREHLTPDGRAMIPLWIPEPTPASDLGVQREAVDDQGATLVYTPLSETYDQALRTRTTTVRYERRAPDGTVESADRDWIIHWQTQASAQDLCRQAGLSITRIDDEAGNLATADADEFTLIVQPR
- a CDS encoding helix-turn-helix transcriptional regulator; translation: MNRTDRLYAIREELRRAGPRGRTAEQLATAFEMSVRTVKRDISALQQAGFPVWARTGRIGGYVVDRAATLPPVNFTAAEASAIAAAIAAHRGQPFDQLARAALVKVLAVMDPQARQHVDALTERIWINHTTEPASPRRRTAVERALQERKVLSLHYRNQYGETSARRVDPQLLAFRDGQWFLVAHCRSRDAIRWFRLDGIERATLTTQRATDVPVEDLGTPPPTASSVRAAL
- a CDS encoding alpha/beta fold hydrolase, with product MTQTPDPILLLSGAGLPHWIWDQVRKELSASPTVVAERPRQAHASLTEYAAAALDSAPWDRFVVVAHSSGGTVAAEMVALAPDRVTALLAVTAVVPQPGRSFVTSMPFPRRLALSLAMRLAGTRPPDSAIRKGLAGRLDQETADRIVADFTAESAHLYRDKSEGTFPEHRGYLSTAQDAELPTGLQRRFAQNLTPAWNESISTGHLPMLEAPELLAQHIESFLAEAPISRAS
- a CDS encoding SRPBCC family protein, which translates into the protein MIKVQVQEVIRAGPDDILDLVMDIEQYAQQVDDKIRPVLWVRREQNRVEFACRPRIAGLRQPKVVQFVELTPGRRIDIGLLPKPLNRLAHAVARFEASFECEPSAGGTLVTRTLQFTFSRVARPFVEPLFRRRLEREVVEEIQRAKRYLESC
- a CDS encoding pyridoxamine 5'-phosphate oxidase family protein, producing the protein MSSVLSAIDDELAAWMEAQPIFFVATAPLSGAGHVNVSPKGMAGTFRVLGPRRVAYLDFHASGVETIAHLREPGNGRVCVMFCAFDGRPQVVRIHGRGTVVRKDDAEFAELRREFGKERVVGQRAVIVIDADRISDACGWAVPRMDFVGDRTILDLHQEKKGSAAYLDYGETTNARSIDGLPAMTRRTGPRPPTT
- a CDS encoding siderophore-interacting protein encodes the protein MPKTSRRLTVHPLTLREVEVVRVVDLTPGMRRITLSGRQLREFTSANGFPQPAFDAPGFDDDIRLVFRYPGQAEPVLPVQQERGLDLPRNPRPLSKVYTVRRWDAEAGELDVDFVRHGVGVGTTWAYRAQVGDRINFYGPSASRALPHDADWLLVAGDDTAIPAIARLLDELPDDARAQVFLEVAEDAHRLALRALPHVEVTWLVRDGAEAGTTNHLRDAVGNTDWWEGRPFAWVAGEQTTVRDLRRHLLEDRAVPKEDIEFTGYWRRGEVVVLDTDEAVPDPEKSSTPFEKLHELTELIRPIAIRTAVELGVPELISRGVTGVADLAARTGSDERALGKLLRYLYAVNIVTETEPGRFGLTAVGEVLTNEFMADTLHPAGVVGREMLGILGLTESIRTGHPSYAAVTGQTFADVRAEQGYEDRYLERLAKFQPALALSIAKSELLAGVGQLVIHSGGAAAQAREFVAVHDDLRVTICALPAQADWLRRDLPATIPDEQQRARVSVVEQSVFEAGPAADAVFISRALKALPDPDAAHALRRAAENLLPGGRVLLIEEVFDTGALDEHDGEADLIGLTVHGAGLRTAAELDAVITRAGLVRTTTHTVGWGTTVHELVPAGTH